GATTCGGCGAACCGCTCGCCGGCGCGGTTGGGGCTGGTTACCGCATCGATGATGGAGCCGCGCCACACCAGGTTGTTGGTTTTGGCATCCACAAAATCGAGCACCAGCATGCCCTCCTGGTAGCGCTCGGTGCGGTAGCCGCTGGGCGCCTGGTACCAGTAGGTGTAATTTACGGGCACCAGAAAACCGCGGTAGCGCACCAGGTAAGGGTAGCTCACGGGCACGGCGGGGTTGGGCGGGTTGGCCACCGTGCGCTCGGCCTGCTCCACGTAGAGGTGGTACGTCAGGTAAAAATCGGGTTTGCCGGAGGTAGCCGGCGTAATGCCGCGCCGGGCCAGCTCCGTTTCGATGGCCTGCCGAATGGTGCCGTCCTGCAGCTGGCTGCGCAGCGCCGGGCCTTGCGTGCCGTCGGTTTTTACTTCGGTTTCGGCCCAGGCAAACGTGCGGTATTGGCCGAAATCGACGCCTTCGCGCTGCTGCACGCTCA
The sequence above is drawn from the Hymenobacter sp. YIM 151858-1 genome and encodes:
- a CDS encoding DUF4136 domain-containing protein; the protein is MILNSRILAVLLCLLGGLVGGCSSVSVQQREGVDFGQYRTFAWAETEVKTDGTQGPALRSQLQDGTIRQAIETELARRGITPATSGKPDFYLTYHLYVEQAERTVANPPNPAVPVSYPYLVRYRGFLVPVNYTYWYQAPSGYRTERYQEGMLVLDFVDAKTNNLVWRGSIIDAVTSPNRAGERFAESARDILDKFPVKERN